In the Colletotrichum lupini chromosome 4, complete sequence genome, AGTTCGGTGACGACGACTGAGATGTGGCGGTCACGGGTGGTGTCAAAGAGCAGTCTGAAAGCCTCCTCGGTGTTCTGCTCGGGATCGATCTCGTTATACGTGAGCGAGTCCATGGCGACCCTCTCGGTAAAGTTGATGGTCTCGCTAAGAGCCATGACCCGAATACCCTGATCAGCCGCTGTAATGGCAATATCGCTCGTGCCGGCCCTGGCGTACATGGCGCCGTTACTGAACATGGCCTCCGCGCCGACCAACACGCGCGACGTATCACGGAGATGATCCCGCATGGCGCTCAGGTCGGGGCTATAGGCCACCTCAACACCCTGCAAGGCGCGCAGCCGCTTCGCGAGGTCACGGCCGGTGCTCTGAAAAGGGTCATCGACGACGGTGACGGAGAATCTCTTGCCGTCTGCGTGGGCCTGGCGGAGGGCGCGCTCGACGAGCGGGTGGTGGGCGTACGTCAGGACAACTTCGCCGTCGGCGATGTTGTCAGCCGCGGTCTTGACAATAACGAAGTCGGCGAGGGTGATGCGCTCGCGGATGAAGTTGTCGACGGACTCGCGGAGGAGCTTCTTGGCCTCAAAGTCGGGCAGATCAATGTCGATCTTGCTGACCTGGAGCTTGAGCCAGCGGACGGCATTGCCCATGGAGAAGCACATGGGTCTGCATGCCGAGAGGTACTCGATCTGAGGGTTCAGGATGTGTGATGTGAAGTGGCGCGAGAATGTGTTGCCCGGGGGTGTTGTGTAAGAATCAATCACCTGATTCAATGTTAGAAGACTCACACTTGATATTGGGTTCAGACAAGGGGCCGTAGTTGGCTTACCTTCTTGAATGCCAACAGAGTCGCCTCTAGTCTTGTAGTACTGTCGGTAATCGCAAACGCGCTCATCTGCTGGCCCAGAGCCAGAACTGCCGGATGGACGTCCTTATCGACCTCCGTCATGTGTATCCTCTTGGCCATAGACAGGTGACTGAAGCACTCGGGGACCTTGGGCCTGGTGTCCTTGGGGATCGCGACCGGAACGGCCTTGACCGCAGGGCCGCCTCGAGCTCCACCAGCGCCCTGAGGACCATCTTGTCGGGGTTTTGACTTTCCTCCTTTTGCCTCTCCTCCTCCGGTCTGCTGAGCTCCTCCCTGGCCAGGCGGTGGTGCTGGTTGCGCCTCCTTGGCCTTTGCTCTTCTCGCCGCCTTCTCAGCCTTTGCCTTTGCCTTCAGCTCGGCACCTGACAGCTTCTTCTCGCCTCCCTCTGCTGCTGGGGCAGCTGGCGCGTCCTTCTTTTGCGCTCCGCCATCTTTCTTGGCAGTTTGCTGAGTCTTTTTGTCTTCGACAGCCTTAGGCGGCTCAGTGTTTGGTGTCTCTGTCGCCATTGCTCCGTCCCTCTTCCCCTATTTTGCGTTGCGAAATTTCTCTGGTGGGCTTGGTTCAGTTTAGACCGAAAGTCGTGTAGAATCGGATCGTTTGTGTTGGATTTAGGAGCGTTTGTCGAGACTCCTTCGGGTTGGCGGTCGGAGTTTCCTTTGATCGAGTCAAAAAGGCTGAGAAGTTTTGGAGGGTTGAGTCACAGGGGTTTGCAAGGCGGGATGCGACGGGTGCCCCGCGCTAAAAGCTCGCTAAAGCTTACCTGCATGGTGCGGGGAGTGACGTTCTTGGTTGTGGTGCCAATCACCGCTCAACGGTGCAAATGATTGCTGGAGCCACCTTAATGAACAAAGCTTGTCCTTCTCTTTCAGATATGTATGAATCCCATGAGAAACACATACAGGGACTTCTCAACTACCCCAAGGTAGACTAAGACATAAGAATGCCGGGCTGAAGAAGGCCAATTGTACTACATGGTCGCACTGTGAAAGATTAACAAGCACTAGCTTTCTTCCTATTCCTCTTGGAAGAGTGCTAAACAAGTATCGCAAGGCTCTGCGGAGCACCAATCCATTAGATAGTCATTCTAGTCACATGTTGCTTGTAACTTGATTCCAGAGATATATTCGCAAGAGTTCCGTAATCATATGGTACGCTGCGAGCTGTTCAATTCAGTTTGTTACTCTGTCGCAAAGAGCAGCGATTTAATGTAATCTCAAAGTCCAGAGGACACATAATTTGCTGACGAGGAACGAGACACAAAAATTATGGCCGCTCTATTCGGACAATACGACCCTTTCTACTATTTTCCTATGATACAAGCCTTCCAAGGAAGTTCTGATGTACAGGCCAACACCGACTCTGTCCAAATCGTAGGTGCCGTCTCATGGAGTAAGCAAGCACAGCTCAACCACCCCGATTCTCAAGCAGCCCGCCACTACATCAGGTCGATGTTTCCGGCGCAGCCTCTACAGCCGGGGCTTCTGGTGCAGGGGTAGCCTTAACTGCGGGCTTCGCTGTCGATTCCAGGTGCAGCCTCATGACCTTACGCGGTTGCCCCTCGGCTTCCTTGTACTCCCTGGCGCCCGCAACCTCCGCCACAGCATCCCGGACCTGCTGCACAAGCGCGCCAGCTTCTTCCAGTGTAGCGATTCTGctattcttcttcttcgcaaAAATGACTTCAACCTTGTACCCCTTTTCCAGAAACGTCTTCATCTGCTTCATCTTATGGCCCATGTCGTGCGGCGCGATGGCCCAGTTGAGCTCAAGCTCCTTGACCCTCGCTAATCTGCGCGCGTTATCCTTCTTGGCCTTTTGCAGTgccctctccttctccttctcggcGACCTTGTCGACGATGCGGCAGATTGCAAACGGCGGCTGGCCTGGCGCGGGGCGCGGGGGCGGTCTGGAGACCATTCGGAGGGATTGCGTCTCAGGGTCGAGCGACCTTAGGAACGTTCGGGTGTTATGCGGGCCGGTGAGCTTGTTGTTCTCGTCGACGACCATGACTTCACGATCGGAGATCGCCCTGTCCTGGGGAAGCTGGCCTGGCTTGGCAGCAGCGTCGCCGCCGGGTACTTGTCCTGATGGCGATGGCTTCTTCTTTTTGAATCGGGGAATCAGGGCGGCGTGGCGTGAGAAACCTTGTAGCGGCGGTGACAGAATTGTTGGTAGGGTCCTAGAGACTGGGCTTAGGAGAGCGCTTCGTCGCGAAATCGATTCCACCTTTTCAAAGGGCGAGACGAAGACCCTATACAGGGCCGTCCTGCTGTTGTGCAGGCATTGTGTGATCCTCATGTTTGCTCGGGGATCCCGTTCTTTGGTAAGATGGCCGTCTCGGGGTTTCAGGAGTGTCGGTTCGGGCACGAATCTGTCAGTCTCACTCTTGTTGTACGGTTGCCGTTTGGAGCTGGACCTGTGATTGCAAGTTGCAGAATTGAGGAATAGAGACAGGCGAAAGACACATGGGGTCTTTGGTAACTAAGGCAGCTCTCCCACCAATCACACATCACAATCCTATGCGACGAGCTTTCGATGGTCCAAGCTCCCGCGGAACGCCGGCTCCGTGTGTCTTGTCACTTTCACACCCCGTCTTAACGTCCTGAATCACCAAAGATCAAACATTCAGGCAATCGATACACTGCAAGTCCACAGACACAGTAGTCCTAGCAAAATGGCAGGAAAGCCTCTCCGTCTGGCCATGAACGTAGGCAAAACCTTGGCTCTTAGTCATGTCATGATGGAATATGGCTTCTTCATGGGCCCAGCATCGGGACCGTCCATGCTTCCAACATTTCAAGTGGCAGGCGAATCAATTCTAGTCGATCATCGTTATCGTTACGGTCGCAACGTACTTGTTGGCGATTTAGTTCACTTCAAGATTCCAATCTTCCCAGAATCCGATGGCATCAAACGCGTGATAGGTATGCCTGGCGACTACGTTATGCTAGGCAGCCCTGATGCAGAGAAGCAGAAGATGATACAGGTAACGACATCTAGGTCATCGCCCAACCGGAAACCCTTGCTAAGAATATCTGTGTAGGTTCCTCAGGGTCATTGCTGGGTTGTGGGTGATAATCTCGAAGCATCGAGAGATTCGCGATTGTATGGCCCAGTGCCTTTGGCTCTGATCAGGGGAAAAGCTGTCAATAAGCCATGGTGGCTATCGCTTCTCTCCCCTGGAGGGACAGCTGAGAACGGGCTTCGCGATGTCTAAGATGGCCGGGAGTGAGTGGCGCACAAGATTCAAGAGCAACTGTGCCATGTCATAAATACGATACAAGAAAGACGCGAAAGTTGGCGACGGAAGACTCCGTAAGCTGAATTCGTCACAGATTGTGAGTTGTTCTTCCAATCCTCTAAAGTATGATCCTAATTACAACGGGTAGGGGAGCCAATGGCACCAGATAAAAGCTCATCAAGCCTGTTAAAAGGCCGAATAATATGAGACACGGACGACCCGACAAACGAGCCATGATGCTTGGTACAAAGTAAAGGGTTCGGGTCTTCCTGATAGGAGAAACTAGCCCGCCCCTCTTGCGGCATGATCTCGCCAGTGAGGGCAGGCACGCCAAAATAAACGCTCCTTCAAAATGCTTCTACGCCGAAATATAAACTCAACGTAACAACCGAATCTCATTCTGCATGACCAACGCCAAAACACCACCGACCATAAACCCCAGACCCCTCGGTCCTACTGTAGTACCCTGCTAGGGAAGTTGGAGAATGAAATAATGTTGCAAAATGCCCTGCAGAGGTCATGGTTTAACCTTCAATGTGAGACTTCGAGCCGCTCTGGCCAAGAAGCTCGAGACACCGCTGTGCTAAGTTGACAACTTCGCCTTCATCGTCGTCTTCGAATTCGTTGTCCGGCTCGATCTGACGGTTGGCGATCTCCTTGATCTGATCAACAATGTCTTGTGCTTGGCCAATTAACTGAATGAGGTTTTTGTCCTCGGACTCGAGCAACTGAAGCAAAGTCCAGATTGCTATGTGCTGGAACGTAGCATCGCCGCTCTGGAGGAATCTTGTCAAGTATCCGTGGATACCGCCGTTGGGTTCTTTCCAATCCTGAACGAAGACTGCGTAGTCTCCCACTATTGAGGTGTTAGATCAAAGTTTAACACGGTATGATGGAGCTGAACAAACCTTTCGAAGAGAGATTTCCAAGAGCTGCAGCGCTGTTGCCCTGGACTTCGATGCTAGGTGAATGAGTGAGAGGAATAAGAACTTCAAAGACGCCGAGGTTGAGAAGATGAGACTTGAGCTCATCGCTAAGAGCCAAAACAGCAATCGCAGCGGTCATCTCGGACTGAACGGTAACCGGCACATCGAGGACGAGCTGCTTGCACTTTTGAACTGCGCCGGCATCAAGGACGAGGGCCTTGTTACGATCAGAGCTGGCAGCGAGGTTCCTAAGGGTTGAGATGGCGTGGCACTGGATCTCTTCGTTCTCGGTAGAGCCCAATAAGTCGACAAGGGGCTTCAGGAAACCGGCTTCAATGATGGGCGACTCATTGAGGGGGTGGATCGAGATGTTTCGTATGCAGGCGACGGCC is a window encoding:
- a CDS encoding translation initiation factor IF-3 → MRITQCLHNSRTALYRVFVSPFEKVESISRRSALLSPVSRTLPTILSPPLQGFSRHAALIPRFKKKKPSPSGQVPGGDAAAKPGQLPQDRAISDREVMVVDENNKLTGPHNTRTFLRSLDPETQSLRMVSRPPPRPAPGQPPFAICRIVDKVAEKEKERALQKAKKDNARRLARVKELELNWAIAPHDMGHKMKQMKTFLEKGYKVEVIFAKKKNSRIATLEEAGALVQQVRDAVAEVAGAREYKEAEGQPRKVMRLHLESTAKPAVKATPAPEAPAVEAAPETST
- a CDS encoding initiation factor 2 subunit family protein yields the protein MQGKRDGAMATETPNTEPPKAVEDKKTQQTAKKDGGAQKKDAPAAPAAEGGEKKLSGAELKAKAKAEKAARRAKAKEAQPAPPPGQGGAQQTGGGEAKGGKSKPRQDGPQGAGGARGGPAVKAVPVAIPKDTRPKVPECFSHLSMAKRIHMTEVDKDVHPAVLALGQQMSAFAITDSTTRLEATLLAFKKVIDSYTTPPGNTFSRHFTSHILNPQIEYLSACRPMCFSMGNAVRWLKLQVSKIDIDLPDFEAKKLLRESVDNFIRERITLADFVIVKTAADNIADGEVVLTYAHHPLVERALRQAHADGKRFSVTVVDDPFQSTGRDLAKRLRALQGVEVAYSPDLSAMRDHLRDTSRVLVGAEAMFSNGAMYARAGTSDIAITAADQGIRVMALSETINFTERVAMDSLTYNEIDPEQNTEEAFRLLFDTTRDRHISVVVTELGITSPVSVPAILRKLEEL